A genomic stretch from Leptospira licerasiae serovar Varillal str. VAR 010 includes:
- a CDS encoding zinc-binding dehydrogenase, with product MIRSVYRVDTKGSLDSLERREEELPPPQDNEVTIEIRAIGLNFADIFAIQGLYSATPKGSFIPGLEYSGKVVAVGKKVKNFKKNDKVMGVTRFGAYADHINIDSRYIFSLPPKWSFEQGAGFLVQGLTAYYALLPLGDLRKGQNVLIHSAAGGVGIYANRIAKKFGAWTLGSVGNHSKISLLEKEGYDAWIIRSSRFPEELKTALGGRELHLVLECIGGKIFKASYEALSPMGRMVVYGSASFMSQGDKVNWLTLAWRYLTRPKVDTLEIVSDNKAVMGFNLIWLYEKIDELTIHLKALSKLNLEPPHIDSVYPFVDLPEAVRHFQTGNTTGKVVINVESGK from the coding sequence ATGATTCGCTCCGTTTATCGAGTCGATACCAAAGGTTCTTTGGATTCTCTGGAAAGAAGAGAAGAGGAACTTCCCCCTCCTCAGGACAATGAAGTCACAATTGAGATCCGTGCAATCGGTCTGAATTTTGCGGATATTTTTGCTATCCAAGGATTGTATAGCGCGACACCTAAAGGTTCTTTTATTCCAGGCTTGGAATATTCCGGTAAGGTAGTTGCTGTCGGCAAAAAGGTCAAAAATTTCAAAAAGAACGACAAGGTCATGGGAGTAACCCGTTTCGGAGCATACGCCGACCATATCAATATAGATTCCCGATATATTTTTTCGCTCCCTCCAAAATGGAGTTTCGAGCAAGGAGCAGGATTCTTAGTCCAAGGACTTACTGCATATTATGCTCTTCTTCCTTTAGGAGATTTAAGAAAAGGCCAAAATGTTTTGATCCATAGCGCTGCGGGAGGTGTAGGGATCTACGCTAATCGTATCGCTAAAAAGTTTGGAGCCTGGACTCTAGGTTCTGTAGGAAATCATTCTAAAATTTCTCTATTAGAAAAAGAAGGTTACGATGCCTGGATCATTCGATCTTCCCGCTTTCCGGAGGAATTAAAAACAGCACTTGGCGGAAGAGAATTACATTTAGTTTTAGAATGTATCGGCGGTAAGATCTTTAAAGCAAGTTACGAGGCTCTTTCTCCTATGGGCCGGATGGTTGTTTATGGTTCCGCTTCTTTTATGAGCCAAGGAGACAAAGTCAATTGGCTGACTTTAGCTTGGAGATATTTGACCAGGCCGAAGGTGGATACTTTAGAGATCGTTTCCGACAATAAAGCGGTGATGGGATTTAATTTGATCTGGTTATACGAAAAGATCGATGAACTAACTATCCATCTGAAGGCCCTTTCGAAATTAAATTTGGAACCACCTCATATCGATTCCGTATATCCTTTTGTGGATCTTCCGGAGGCAGTCAGACATTTCCAAACTGGAAATACTACCGGTAAAGTGGTGATTAACGTCGAATCAGGAAAATGA
- a CDS encoding YiiD C-terminal domain-containing protein, translating to MSQPGFLQRLKFHFFNFYPPYFGAGIKVKSLNKDRTLFSTTMKLTPFNKNYVGTQFGGSLYSMCDPFYMLILMEHLGPGYLVWDKAATIRFIKPGEGAVRAEFHIPKEKIQEIKEETDRKRKMDVTFTAQILDVKTGKLVAEVDKVIYVRKKSKE from the coding sequence ATGTCCCAACCGGGCTTTTTACAAAGACTAAAATTTCATTTTTTCAATTTCTATCCTCCTTACTTCGGTGCAGGGATCAAAGTGAAGTCCTTAAACAAAGACAGGACCTTATTCTCCACCACGATGAAACTTACACCTTTTAATAAAAACTATGTGGGAACACAATTCGGAGGATCTCTCTATTCCATGTGCGATCCATTTTATATGTTGATCCTAATGGAACATTTAGGGCCTGGATATTTGGTCTGGGACAAAGCAGCAACTATACGATTCATAAAACCGGGAGAAGGCGCCGTAAGAGCCGAGTTCCATATCCCTAAAGAAAAAATCCAGGAGATCAAAGAAGAAACGGATCGTAAAAGGAAAATGGACGTTACCTTCACTGCTCAGATCTTAGATGTAAAGACCGGTAAGCTTGTGGCAGAAGTAGATAAAGTCATCTATGTCAGAAAA
- a CDS encoding TlyA family RNA methyltransferase: protein MAKEKIRLDDLLLKKGLAEDISKARSLILSGSVLVNDRMSDKVGALFPESVEIRIREIIPKYVSRGAYKLKEAFKKWNISVKGKLCVDWGASTGGFTQVLLEEGADLVFAFDVGYGQMASKIAMDPKVSVRDRFHIRDTSWELLSSLWFEKKEIKFPDEIFLVMDLSFISLRTVLPVLSELKNKNSNIRWNIVSLFKPQFETEPRNLDRGVLRDPWIRWKTIRSFLRFLKNEVKGKRIGLENSPITGRDGNREILVYWTL from the coding sequence TTGGCAAAAGAAAAAATTAGACTAGATGACTTACTCTTGAAAAAGGGTTTGGCCGAAGATATTTCCAAGGCCAGGAGTCTGATCTTATCCGGTTCTGTCTTAGTAAACGACAGGATGTCGGACAAGGTGGGCGCCTTATTCCCAGAATCTGTAGAGATCCGTATCAGAGAAATTATCCCTAAATATGTAAGCAGAGGAGCTTATAAACTCAAGGAAGCATTCAAAAAATGGAATATATCCGTCAAAGGAAAGCTTTGTGTGGATTGGGGCGCTTCTACCGGAGGGTTCACGCAAGTTCTTTTGGAAGAAGGTGCGGACTTAGTATTCGCCTTCGATGTCGGTTACGGGCAGATGGCTTCCAAGATAGCGATGGATCCGAAAGTTTCCGTTCGAGATAGATTTCATATTAGAGATACCAGTTGGGAATTATTGTCTTCTTTGTGGTTTGAAAAAAAGGAAATAAAGTTTCCGGATGAGATTTTTTTGGTCATGGACTTAAGTTTTATTTCCCTTCGCACTGTTCTGCCTGTTCTATCCGAACTTAAAAATAAGAATTCAAATATTCGGTGGAATATAGTCAGTTTATTCAAACCTCAATTTGAGACAGAGCCCAGGAATTTGGACAGAGGAGTTTTAAGAGATCCTTGGATTCGTTGGAAAACGATCCGTTCTTTTTTACGATTTTTGAAAAATGAAGTAAAAGGAAAAAGGATAGGCTTGGAAAATTCCCCGATTACCGGGAGAGATGGTAATCGGGAAATCTTAGTGTATTGGACTCTCTAA
- a CDS encoding polyprenyl synthetase family protein, whose amino-acid sequence MTNRTETNELSQLLKRSKDRFEDYLENEVYPFFKKESAPELAAAMEYSLRAGGKRLRPILTFASFGKIDNDSLSIGAALEFIHTYSLIHDDLPSMDDDDFRRGKPSLHKQFSEATAILAGDALQAYAFDWLTLIDSSDKDLHKDLVRSLAKGAGAAGMVSGQMYDLLMERNPSSLTGTKEELLSKTHKLKTGALIQASFLMGNRLRNDYQEREETISEYGAKLGLLFQITDDILDIEGTKEDLGKTPGKDGKSGKITYPSLYGMETCKQMVSDLVSELEELGSDLDSPSKVETSEFPEFFRSLPSNIGKRKN is encoded by the coding sequence ATGACAAATCGAACGGAAACAAACGAACTTTCTCAATTATTAAAACGTTCCAAGGATCGTTTCGAAGATTATTTAGAAAACGAAGTGTATCCATTTTTTAAAAAAGAATCGGCTCCAGAACTTGCGGCTGCTATGGAATACAGTCTGAGAGCAGGGGGAAAAAGACTAAGACCGATCCTAACATTTGCTTCCTTCGGAAAAATAGATAATGATTCTCTTTCGATAGGAGCTGCATTAGAATTCATTCATACATATAGTTTGATCCACGACGATCTTCCCAGCATGGATGATGATGATTTCAGAAGAGGAAAACCTTCTCTCCATAAACAATTTTCCGAAGCGACCGCAATACTCGCTGGTGACGCTTTGCAGGCATATGCATTCGATTGGCTGACCCTGATCGACTCTTCCGATAAAGATTTGCATAAAGATTTAGTTAGGTCTTTGGCAAAAGGTGCCGGGGCAGCGGGGATGGTCTCCGGGCAAATGTATGATCTGTTAATGGAAAGGAATCCTTCCTCTTTAACCGGAACAAAAGAAGAATTACTTTCCAAAACGCATAAATTGAAAACCGGAGCATTGATCCAAGCTTCCTTTTTGATGGGAAATCGTTTGAGAAATGATTACCAAGAAAGAGAAGAAACCATTTCCGAATACGGTGCTAAACTCGGTTTATTATTTCAAATCACGGACGATATTTTGGATATCGAAGGGACTAAGGAAGATCTGGGAAAAACTCCAGGCAAGGACGGGAAGTCCGGAAAGATCACTTATCCTTCTTTGTATGGAATGGAAACTTGTAAACAAATGGTCTCCGATCTAGTTTCCGAATTGGAAGAATTAGGATCCGATCTGGATTCTCCTTCTAAAGTAGAAACTTCCGAATTTCCCGAGTTCTTTCGGTCCTTACCTTCTAACATTGGCAAAAGAAAAAATTAG
- a CDS encoding neutral/alkaline non-lysosomal ceramidase N-terminal domain-containing protein, translating into MNPNQIVKKIQPYLVSILLIFSAVACGTVAEYKIAYKKPEVASKTRGLVAGISKVDLTPPPGLPLAGYSKMAETEKGFRTRLYARIFYIKKDANEPVVLIQSDLLSGSLLIHHLLAERLASKTDISFGGIVFAGTHTHSAPANFYDNNFYNEFASNKPGFDKGWTDFVLDRLTNGVEEAYKSAKPAKIASGKTAIWGLTRNRSLDAYRANKNSGFEELKPEIQYQAINPDLVMIRIDAQDKDGRYKPLGAFSTFSVHGTTVPDSNDVANADVFAYPARILEKKIRKDFKPSWDPIHALNNSTHGDNSPDYREDMQGFIESRRIGEAIGEEAAKLFDSLQNSLSTDANLSFNTREVDLYENQKIGDAEVCDRPYVGTALTGGAEDGLTPVLNWLPFFAEGWPRWFLTGGCQGHKRIVGFKYLQPIVLPKSKFPHKLLLQSVKIADTLLLPVPFEVTKESGKRFVEEALKSSSQPIKNASVISCANGYFGYVTTPEEYTRQHYEGGHTLYGPGTQPFLQAHLADLTKNLPVAGGKESFPASWNYELDRSDRYPETEKSEGTRELVDSPELILAEENLEKHWVFRYKDVGRSEISLHESLVSIEYKEGNSDWKELTHEGEPVDDKGVDIEVRKTSNSGKGMAVYQVRWYNPEQIAKRKYRFVIRPRAGQAKFVSPEF; encoded by the coding sequence ATGAACCCGAATCAAATTGTGAAGAAAATCCAACCGTATCTAGTTTCGATCCTTCTGATCTTTTCCGCAGTCGCTTGCGGGACCGTCGCCGAGTATAAGATCGCGTATAAAAAACCGGAAGTCGCTTCCAAAACCAGAGGACTGGTTGCTGGAATTTCCAAGGTGGATTTAACTCCTCCTCCCGGTCTACCTTTAGCAGGTTATTCCAAAATGGCCGAAACTGAAAAAGGATTTCGCACTCGTCTTTATGCTAGAATTTTTTATATTAAAAAAGATGCAAATGAACCTGTAGTACTGATCCAGAGCGATCTTTTGTCCGGATCTCTTTTGATACATCACTTGCTTGCGGAACGTTTAGCTTCTAAGACAGATATTTCTTTCGGCGGGATCGTATTTGCCGGAACTCATACTCACTCAGCTCCGGCTAACTTCTACGATAATAATTTTTATAACGAGTTTGCTTCTAATAAGCCAGGATTCGACAAAGGTTGGACTGATTTCGTATTGGATCGTTTGACCAACGGAGTGGAAGAAGCTTACAAGTCCGCAAAACCTGCTAAGATTGCTTCCGGAAAAACTGCGATTTGGGGACTCACCAGAAATAGGTCTTTGGATGCATACCGCGCTAATAAAAATTCGGGATTCGAAGAGTTAAAACCTGAGATCCAATACCAGGCGATCAATCCAGATCTAGTGATGATCCGTATCGACGCACAAGACAAAGACGGAAGATACAAACCGCTCGGTGCGTTCTCCACATTCTCCGTTCACGGAACAACAGTGCCGGATTCTAATGACGTTGCGAATGCAGATGTGTTTGCTTATCCTGCTAGAATTTTAGAAAAGAAGATCCGTAAAGATTTTAAACCAAGCTGGGATCCAATCCATGCACTGAACAATTCCACTCATGGAGATAACTCTCCCGATTATCGAGAAGACATGCAAGGTTTCATCGAATCCAGAAGAATTGGAGAAGCTATAGGAGAAGAAGCAGCTAAACTTTTCGACTCCTTACAAAACTCTTTAAGCACGGACGCAAATCTTTCTTTTAATACAAGAGAAGTGGACCTATACGAAAATCAAAAGATAGGAGACGCAGAAGTTTGCGATCGTCCATATGTAGGAACAGCTTTAACAGGTGGCGCCGAAGATGGACTCACTCCGGTATTGAACTGGCTTCCATTCTTTGCGGAAGGTTGGCCTCGTTGGTTTTTGACAGGCGGTTGCCAAGGTCATAAAAGAATCGTAGGTTTCAAATATCTGCAACCGATCGTTCTTCCAAAATCAAAGTTTCCTCATAAACTTCTTCTACAATCTGTAAAAATTGCGGATACACTTCTTCTTCCTGTTCCTTTCGAGGTCACTAAAGAATCCGGAAAAAGATTCGTGGAAGAGGCATTAAAGTCCAGTTCTCAACCGATCAAAAACGCATCCGTAATCAGTTGTGCAAACGGATACTTCGGTTATGTAACTACTCCGGAAGAATATACTCGTCAGCATTACGAGGGCGGCCACACTCTTTATGGGCCTGGCACTCAACCGTTCTTACAGGCGCATCTTGCCGATCTTACCAAAAATCTTCCTGTTGCCGGAGGAAAAGAATCTTTCCCTGCATCTTGGAATTACGAATTGGATCGTTCGGATCGTTATCCTGAAACTGAAAAATCGGAAGGCACAAGGGAATTAGTAGATTCTCCTGAGCTGATCTTAGCGGAAGAAAACTTGGAAAAACATTGGGTCTTTCGTTATAAGGACGTGGGTCGTTCCGAGATTTCTCTCCATGAATCTTTAGTTTCTATCGAATACAAAGAAGGTAATTCCGATTGGAAAGAATTAACTCATGAAGGGGAACCTGTAGACGATAAGGGAGTCGATATAGAAGTCAGAAAAACTTCTAACTCAGGAAAAGGAATGGCAGTTTATCAAGTTCGCTGGTACAACCCGGAACAAATCGCAAAACGTAAATATAGATTTGTGATCCGTCCCCGCGCAGGCCAAGCTAAGTTCGTTTCTCCAGAGTTCTAA
- a CDS encoding dienelactone hydrolase family protein: MKKIIWFSITFLLAANVLSAKVKSEFVEYKQGDTILEGFVAYPEGAKKAPGIVLVHDWMGLGENTKARAEQLAELGYVAFAADIYGKGVRPKSMEEAAKLAASFREGDRKLLRARGQAALDALKSQRGVDPKSLAILGYCFGGTAALELARSGAPLKGTISFHGGLSTPKADDAKNIKGKVLALHGADDPFVKPDEVSAFQEEMRTAGVDWQFVSYGGAVHSFTIKEAGNDNSKGAAYNEKADKRSWLELKNFLKEIFPSK; this comes from the coding sequence ATGAAAAAGATCATTTGGTTCAGTATAACGTTTCTTTTGGCGGCAAATGTTTTATCCGCAAAAGTTAAATCCGAATTCGTAGAATACAAACAAGGCGACACCATCTTAGAAGGTTTTGTTGCTTATCCGGAAGGCGCCAAAAAGGCTCCAGGTATCGTGCTTGTCCATGACTGGATGGGTTTGGGAGAAAATACAAAAGCAAGAGCGGAACAACTCGCTGAGTTAGGATATGTGGCTTTTGCTGCGGATATTTATGGAAAGGGTGTACGTCCTAAATCTATGGAAGAAGCTGCAAAACTTGCTGCTTCTTTTAGAGAAGGAGATCGCAAACTTTTAAGAGCAAGAGGACAGGCCGCGTTAGACGCATTAAAATCTCAAAGAGGTGTAGATCCCAAAAGTCTAGCGATTTTAGGATATTGTTTCGGCGGGACAGCAGCCCTAGAGCTAGCAAGGAGTGGAGCTCCTTTAAAAGGTACTATTAGCTTTCATGGCGGTTTATCTACTCCTAAGGCGGACGACGCTAAAAATATTAAGGGCAAAGTTTTAGCGCTTCATGGAGCTGACGATCCTTTTGTAAAACCGGATGAGGTGTCGGCTTTCCAAGAAGAAATGAGAACTGCCGGAGTGGATTGGCAATTCGTTTCTTACGGAGGTGCAGTCCATTCCTTCACGATCAAGGAAGCGGGAAACGACAACTCTAAAGGAGCGGCTTATAATGAAAAAGCGGATAAACGTTCCTGGTTGGAGTTGAAAAACTTCCTAAAAGAAATTTTCCCTTCTAAGTAA
- a CDS encoding GlcG/HbpS family heme-binding protein, which produces MKRKHSIFVNLFPKFWAICFLFFGIVRPFQAQPLTYGPNINLEQAKRVIAAAEAEAKKNQWNMAIAVVDTGGNLVLFQRMDNTQIGSIDIAKGKASTANNFKRPSRALEEAVEKGGIGLRLLAVPGVFPLEGGELILLDGKIIGAIGVSGAQSTQDGQVARAGVSALSSK; this is translated from the coding sequence TTGAAAAGAAAACATTCAATATTTGTAAATCTATTCCCTAAGTTTTGGGCAATCTGCTTCTTGTTCTTTGGGATCGTTCGTCCTTTTCAGGCCCAACCCTTAACCTATGGGCCCAATATTAATTTGGAACAGGCCAAAAGAGTAATCGCTGCCGCAGAAGCAGAAGCAAAGAAAAACCAATGGAATATGGCCATAGCAGTTGTGGATACTGGAGGAAATTTGGTATTATTTCAAAGAATGGATAATACTCAAATAGGTTCTATTGATATCGCCAAAGGAAAAGCTTCGACAGCCAATAATTTTAAAAGACCGAGCAGAGCCTTGGAAGAAGCGGTTGAAAAAGGAGGGATCGGTCTTAGACTTTTGGCAGTTCCGGGAGTATTTCCATTGGAAGGTGGAGAATTGATCCTTCTGGATGGAAAAATTATCGGAGCGATTGGAGTTTCGGGAGCCCAATCTACTCAGGATGGACAAGTAGCCAGAGCAGGAGTCTCCGCTTTAAGTTCTAAGTGA